A portion of the Melanotaenia boesemani isolate fMelBoe1 chromosome 2, fMelBoe1.pri, whole genome shotgun sequence genome contains these proteins:
- the si:ch211-139g16.8 gene encoding immunoglobulin superfamily member 6, with protein MKQLFWISLLLTHLAGTESKDIEDNCLSEPNQVIEHEIGENAVLPCSVTSHCSGQELEFAWFVFKHDSHHRLSVIGSYSMHAGSLHIRSVNINDSGIYHCAVESQSSTSCCQQYVGKGTTLVVKKQMKVRNILLWASFSLLLTYSLAVVALIILKKSGNNKKFSTKMSKLGNNNSRKQLQFRDVLQELHSRENLKRSKETRGNRSQVEAASDKCNISEDIYQNV; from the exons ATGAAGCAGCTGTTTTGGATTTCTCTTCTACTCACCCACCTAGCTGGGACAG AGAGCAAAGACATAGAAGATAACTGCTTATCCGAGCCAAACCAGGTGATCGAGCACGAAATAGGAGAAAATGCTGTTCTCCCTTGTTCCGTCACTTCACATTGTTCAGGTCAAGAGCTGGAGTTTGCGTGGTTTGTTTTCAAACACGACAGCCATCATCGTCTCAGCGTGATTGGCAGCTACAGTATGCATGCAGGATCTTTACACATCCGTTCAGTTAATATCAATGACAGCGGGATCTACCACTGTGCAGTAGAATCACAAAGTTCAACATCATGCTGCCAGCAGTATGTTGGAAAAGGCACGACTCTGGTGGTGAAAA AACAAATGAAGGTGAGAAACATTCTTCTGTGGGCATCATTTTCCCTCTTGCTCACTTATAGCCTGGCAGTTGTGGCACTTATCATCCTGAAGAAG TCTGGAAATAACAAGAAATTCAGcacaaaaatgtccaaattggGCAAT aataactcaagaaaacagctgcagtttcgTGATGTTCTGCAAGAGCTGCACAGCCGGGAAAATTTGAAGAGAAGCAAAGAAACAAGAGGAAATCGTTCTCAAGTTGAG GCAGCAAGTGACAAGTGCAACATCTCCGAAGACATCTACCAAAATGTCTAA